One genomic window of Hippocampus zosterae strain Florida chromosome 12, ASM2543408v3, whole genome shotgun sequence includes the following:
- the chmp2ba gene encoding charged multivesicular body protein 2Ba → MASLFKKKTVDDVIKEQSRELRGTQRQITRDRLALERQEKQLEAEIKKMAKSGNREACKILAKQLVQLRKQKNRTYAVSSKVTSMNTQTKLMNSQMKMAGAMSSTAKTMQAVNKKMDPQKTMKTMQDFQKENMKMGMTEEMINDTLDDFLDESGDEEESQDIVNQVLDEIGIEISGKMIKAPAAGKNVPGAAAASSKKVGISDDEIERQLRSLGVD, encoded by the exons ATGGCTTCACTTTTCAAGAAGAAAACCGTCGACG ACGTCATCAAGGAACAGTCGAGGGAGTTACGCGGCACCCAGCGACAGATCACAAGAGACAGATTGGCCCTGGAGAGGCAAGAGAAGCAATTG GAAGCGGAGATCAAGAAAATGGCCAAGAGTGGTAACCGGGAGGCGTGTAAGATCCTTGCCAAGCAGTTGGTGCAGCTGAGGAAGCAGAAGAACCGCACGTACGCCGTCAGCTCCAAAGTTACCTCCATGAACACTCAGACCAAGCTCATGAACTCCCAAATGAAGATGGCTGGCGCCATGTCTTCCACAGCAAAG ACAATGCAAGCAGTGAACAAAAAGATGGATCCGCAGAAGACGATGAAAACCATGCAGGATTTCCAGAAGGAAAACATGAAGATGGGCATGACAGAGGAGATGA taaacGATACCTTGGATGACTTCTTGGATGAATCTGGAGATGAAGAGGAATCCCAGGACATTGTCAACCAAGTTCTGGATGAAATTGGTATCGAGATCTCTGGAAAG ATGATCAAAGCTCCGGCTGCAGGAAAGAACGtccccggcgccgccgccgcctcgtccAAAAAAGTCGGCATATCTGACGATGAAATCGAAAGGCAGCTCCGCTCCCTCGGCGTGGACTAA